AAATCCTTAATTCCTCATAACTTCCATCCCCAGCAAATCCTTCCCCTACAAACGCATAATCCAATACCTGTTCTTCCTTTATTGCCTTATCAAATTTCACCTCAAAACTAAACCTCACATCATTCTTTTTACCCGTCGCATCATTCAGACACGCTCCCGTTGCCTCAATCTCAAAATTGTTCGGCACCCCAGGCACGGGATCCGGACAATCCTCCGCTGCAACCGACGCCGTCGCACTATCCATATACCGGCCGCTCTGCACCACCAGCTGCAGCGCTTCTCCTCCACTCACCTTCTCCGTTGCTGTTGCTTCCGCCCACACCTCAACACTCTTCGTTCCTTCTTCCGCTGTGAACGTCCCACTCACATGGCCGTTCCCATCCACACTCGGAGACTCTTCCAGCAGCGCTCCATTCACATAAATCCTTAATTCCTCATAACTTCCATCCCCAGCAAATCCTTCCCCTACAAACGCATAATCCAATACCTGTTCTTCCTTTATTGCCTTATCAAATTTCACCTCAAAACTAAACCTCACATCATTCTTTTTACCCGTCGCATCATTCAGACACGCTCCCGTTGCCTCAATCTCAAAATTGTTCGGCACCCCAGGCACGGGATCCGGACAATCCTCCGCTGCAACCGACGCCGTCGCACTATCCATATACCGGCCGCTCTGCACCACCAGCTGCAGCGCTTCTCCTCCACTCACCTTCTCCGTTGCTGTTGCTTCCGCCCACACCTCAACACTCTTCGTTCCTTCTTCCGCTGTGAACGTCCCACTCACATGGCCGTTCCCATCCACACTCGGAGACTCTTCCAGCAGCGCTCCATTCACATAAATCCTTAATTCCTCATAACTTCCATCCCCAGCAAATCCTTCCCCTACAAACGCATAATCCAATACCTGTTCTTCCTTTATTGCCTTATCAAATTTCACCTCAAAACTAAACCTCACATCATTCTTTTTACCCGTCGCATCATTCAGACACGCTCCCGTTGCCTCAATCTCAAAATTGTTCGGCACCCCAGGCACGGGATCCGGACAATCCTCCGCTGCAACCGACGCCGTCGCACTATCCATATACCGGCCGCTCTGCACCACCAGCTGCAGCGCTTCTCCTCCACTCACCTTCTCCGTTGCTGTTGCTTCCGCCCACACCTCAACACTCTTCGTTCCTTCTTCCGCTGTGAACGTCCCACTCACATGGCCGTTCCCATCCACACTCGGAGACTCTTCCAGCAGCGCTCCATTCACATAAATCCTTAATTCCTCATAACTTCCATCCCCAGCAAATCCTTCCCCTACAAACGCATAATCCAATACCTGTTCTTCCTTTATTGCCTTATCAAATTTCACCTCAAAACTAAACCTCACATCATTCTTTTTACCCGTCGCATCATTCAGACACGCTCCCGTTGCCTCAATCTCAAAAGCAATTGGACAATCAACCTCAATCGTAGCCTCATCTTCAATCGGAGTTAGCTCAGGAGGCTCCAAACCCTCTGAAACAATCGTATCTCCAAGTGCAACAGAAAATAAACGGCCATTAGTTGGGCTTCCATCGCCGAAATTTTTACCGTGCACACCATAGGAAAATTTTAATGACGTTTTTGGCTGGAAAAAATTAATAGCAGCCGAGTAATCTTCTTCTCGTGGGTCACCCTCACACAAACCATTGCATCTACCAGCCCGGCCTTTTACTCGCGTCCATTGTGATTTCAAGTTGTAAGGAGAAATATCCCTAGGATCCAACGTATCGCTTAAGAAACTTTTCGGAGAATAGGTAATCTCATTAACACCTTCCTCTAAGTCAACATCAAAGAACTCTCGCTTTCCATTTGAATCCCCATCTAAATCAATTGGATTCATCCAAAAACGACCAAGAGCAACAGGTTGATCAAACTTATCGACCAGTCCATCATTGCCTACATAAACAAAACTCCAGATGAAATCAACAGTTCCTCCCTCATCATTATTACCATTGGTTGCAAGAATAGGCTGAAACCTATTTTCAGAACCTTTGCCATTCCTTTCCCAATAATCAAATCGAAGTTTTTTAATTCCTTCTGAAGCTTTCCACTCAACTTTTGCACCAACGATACTACCATTATGATTTAAAATGTTATCGTAATAATATATCCCACTTTTTTTTGACTGGAGAGCTGTAGGAGAAACCATTCCAGGACCTGGCCGAGCATCTTTAATTTTTAATTGTCGATAATTCACATCAACAATCGGAACATCTGGCTGATCAATTAAAATTTCCTGGACTCGAAGCGTGACATCAGAGGGATTCCCCAATCCATTATTTTTCAAATCTTGAATATCAACTCGTGCTCGAAGAGATCCACCATCATCCAGATTGACTGCTGATCCTGTTTTATAAGTTTCCCAATCTCCAGCCGCATCTCCATCGTTAGTCTCAAGATAATTAGAGTAGTTTTTAGGATTAGTTTCCGTCATATCCGAATCATCGATTACTTTATTTTCGCCAATTAATTCCAGCAACACATTCATCCCTTGCTGTTTAGGGTCTGCCTTAATGTCATATTCCAAATAGTCTTTATCACATTCATAACTACCTTCAACAATCAAGTCACCTGAATTCGACTCAGCAGATGTGCAAAATTCCGGATTTAAAAAAGCTTGCGCGCTTACCTCGCGCTCATCCGTCCCTTCCAAACCCTTTAATTGCAATCCCAATGACTCATTGCCTGTTAGCTTATTTTTCGCCTTAATATCCACATTAATTGTAAACTGGCTAACACCAGCGCCAATATCTAAAGTTCCTGATATATTTTTTGAATTGGCAACTTCTTGATCTACACCATCAATCAAGCCACCTTTAACATCCTTTATTTCGACCACGACGTCGTATCCACCACCAGACAAGGTCTCACCATCAGGCGTAAATAGATATTCATAGGTTTGATCCTTTCCGTAGTTTGGATCAAGGGTAACGACATACTGAAATCGAGCATCTTTTTTCGTCTTTGTCTCCTCAATTTCACAAGCGGCTTTGGCGTCAATCTCCAAAATCGAAGCTGAACCTGCACAATCCTCAGATAGTTGCGCTGTTTCAACAACGGCATTCGCTTCATCCCTTGGTAGAGCAAGGGATAGTGTTAGCTGTTCATTACCCGTAAGCTTTTTATCAGCAGTTGCATAAATAGCGAGTTTGAAATTGTCAATCCCCTTAACTACCTGAATTCTCCCTGTACTGCCATTATTACTTTGATCAGGCAGATATGTGACAACATCAGATTCTCCAGCATTAAATATATAATCTTGAGCTTTACCTCCTGATCCTTCAAGACTATAGATATATTCTTGTGGGGTCGTATTCGGTTGATCTAAAGAAACTTCAAATATAAATACACAATCCTTTTGGCTTCTTGTCAGTTCAAGCTGGCAGGAGGCGCCTGGTTCAATTGATTGAATCTGACCAACTACTTCTATCGGCTCTGGCTTTGGTCCTGGCGAAGATCCCGGCACGCAATCATCGCCTTTAATATAATCGTCAAAATCATAATCTGCTTGCTTAATCGTTATAAATGGCTTCCCGTCGCTACCATGCTCCCATCTTTCAATATCTACGGCAGTTAAATATTGCTCTTGGCTATGGCTTGGCGAAATCAAGACATTAAACTGTATAGGACCCCGATAATCCTTGCTGAGCTCAATTCTTGCTCCATTATTGACAACCAACCCTGAATTCGCGTCTTTTCCAGATAGGGTTATTTCACTCCCTCGAGGGAATTCAAGAACAGGGCGATTTGATTGCTTAAGCGAAACAATTTTAATCTTATCGTTCACATTACTAGATGAGAGCCGTATAGAAATATTGTTCAACAATCCCATATTTTTAGCATCATATGCAATCGTGTCATCACCACTTCCTCCATACAAAGTACCGCCAGAAATAAACGGAGAACTAACATTGATATCATCATTGCCTGGGCCTGCGTCTACAAACGTTCCATCAAATTTATTATTTCCTGAGAGCGTAATGATGATATCATCATCACCTGAGCCGGCTGCAACAGTTGAATTAACAAAATTATTACCGGCCTTAAGCTTAATTAAATCATCGATTGATTCACCCCCATAAATCGAGGAGCCAGCAATACTTCCGTTGCCACTCGCTTTTACATCGATATCGGAACCACTTATGCGCAACTTATCGACATCATTGCCAACAATTAAGTCAACTTTTTCGCCACAAAGCGATGATTTTATGGCCTGATTATCGCCATCCAACTTAACATCAATTGCCTCAGAATTGATGTTCATTTTTATAAGAGATTGCCCTCTCCACTTAACGGAATCTTGACCCTCGCCCCCGTCAATAAAAGAATCAGAACTCTGCACCCAATCAACATTTATATCGATAACATCATCACCACCATTTCCATTGATTGTCACATTATTAAAGCCATACTGCCAATCCATTTTTGCCTTAAAATTATCTTTCTCGTCACAACCATCCCAGCTTTTATTTTCTCCGGGGAACTTTGATTGTTTAGTAATGCATGTGTTGCTAGCACCTCCATACGCCGCGACGGACATCCCAGCCAGATAATCCTTCAGCGCTTCTTTTTCTTGCTTGGAAAAGATCGAACCCAATTGCCCAGCTGAGACCTCCCGGCCATTCAGCAGCTGCTTCACCTCCGTGAGCAGCACCTGCTTCTGCTCAGCGGTGATCTGGCTCAAGGCATCGTCTGAGACGAGTGGTTGGCGCTTCATCACCGAGCGCAACGATCGCAGCAAGCCCTTTTTCTGGTCTTTGCTGAGCTCATCACCAATGGCACCCGCATCCACAGCCTTGCCTGCCAGCAAGCGACGGAACGCCGCCCGCAGATCGTCACGTTGGGTATCCGTCAACGGGCTCTTCTCAAGGCGCGCATCAATACGCACCAACGAATCAGCCACCGCGTCCACGGTGGAATTCAGCACCCGGGTCTGCTGATCCCCCCGGCTGATCAGCACATCGTCGCCGTCTTGCTCAAGGCTCAGATCCTTGTAGCTGCGCACCGAAATCACATCGGTGCTGTCCTCGAAATCGAGGATCACATCGGTGCCTTCCGAAAGCTCAAAGTCGTCCTGGCCCGCACCACCGGTGAGGCTGTCGTCGCCCTTGCCGCCATCCAGGGCGTCATCCCCTTGCCCACCGCTTAAGTCATCAGAACCAGCACCACCATCAAGGGCATCAATGCCCTTGCCGCCATCCAGGTCATCGGCACCTGCGCCCCCGTCTAGATCGTCATCACCCTTGCCACCAGAGGACGGGGGAAGTTCAGCCTCCACCTGCTGGAGGCTGACGCCTTCAATGCGATACGTGGACTCACCTTGAAGGATGAGCACATCATTACCGTCCTCCTTCAATCTGAAGGGCGCATCGGAATTCAGCTGAAGGCTGTCGACACCTGGCCTGAAATCCAGCACCACATCGTTGCCAGGCCCGAGCAGGAACGTGTCTGCACCACGGCCTCCTTCGAGGACATCGTCGCCTTGACCGCCATCCAAGACGTCATCACCCCTGCCGCCATCCAAAACGTCATCACCCCTACCGCCCTCGATGTCATCCGCACCAGCTCCCCCATCCAAAGCGTCATCACCACTGCCGCCGTCTAACGCGTCGTCTCCGGCACCACCATCGACGTCGTCATCTCCAGCTCCGGCATCCACCTGATCGGCCTGATCCGATCCGATCAGCTCGTCATCCTCCAGACGGAACTGTGCAGGCCAGGCCGAAGGCTCCACCAGATCGCTCAGATGCCAATGCCCCAGCTGCAGCTGTTCGTTGGAACCATCTCGCCCCAGCCAATCGGGACTGGCCAGCACCCGTGCGCCAGTGAGCTCCGCCAACAGCGCCACAAAGCCGGCATCAGCCCCTGCATGGCAACTCCACAGGGCAATCGTCTCCACACCCCAGCGCGCCAACTCACTGGCATGGGCCTTCAAGGCTTCGGCATCAATCCACCGATCGCCGATCCGGAACGCTCCCGGCCGGCCATGGGCGATCAGGTGCAGGGTACGGACGGGCTGCCCAGCCTCGCGCTGTTGGCGTAGCCCTTCGCTGATCCAATCAAGAGGATGGCCGTCTTGCACTCCGTCCAACAGCTTCAGCTGCGCCCCTGCCACCAAGGCCTGGATCTGCGAACAGTGGAGGCCGGCGACCAGCAGATGGTCGACCATCTGAGCCTTGACGGAGTCCACGGCAAAACAGGAAAGCGGCATGACGCTGCTGAAGGGCAGTGATCTCCTTCTATTAGCGACTTTTCAGGCTGTTCTCACTCCCCCATTTGGGGGAGATGCATCAATGAGTTCGATCAGCCCTGTTGGGCACAGGATTGGTACAAAAAAAACATTTTTTTCTCTGGCATTTTATTTCCCACTTCAATTGCAATAACTGGTGTTAAGGCCATTGCTGCGAAGGACGATCCCTGAAGCGGCGGCATCGCTATGCCGAAGCTGCTGACGCTTCACAGAATTCGTTGATATCCATCTGTTGACGCTGCGATGCGATCCCTCACCTCTCTGCTGCGGACCCTGCTGTTGCTGCCCAGCAGTGCTGTCGTTCTGCTGACATTGATGGTGATGTCTCCAGAAGCCGCGAAAGCCGAGGCCTGCACCGTCGATCCCTACGGCGCTGAAGTGTGTCTGCCGGAGGAGAAACCTGATAAACCCGACAAGCCCGACAAGCCCGACAAGCCCGACAAGCCCGACAAGCCCGACAAGCCGAACAAGTCTGAAAAACCAAACAAGCCAAATGCTCCTCTGGTGATCATTCCCACCTGCTTCGGGCCCTGCAACCAGTTCCCCCCCGCACCTCCCTACCGCCAGTTCGAGGAGGCGGGTGCGCCAGCACCAGAGCCCGAGCCCATCCCAGAACCTCCAACGGAGCCCGAAGCGATGCCGGAACCGATCCGGCCGCTCTGGTTCAAGAGCGATGCCCTTGATCACGCCACCGCCGAGGCCTACCTCGAGCGCACCCTGCGCCACGTTCACCTGGCCCAGGCCAGCACCAGCAGCCTCGACAGTGCGGCCGCACCGATCGTGCGCGTCGACGGCATGCGCTACGTGGAAGTGCTCGAGCCCAACACCGTGCTGATCAGCCGAACGGTGAATGAGCCCGGCATCAATGTGTGGGTGCGGGGCTTCGGGGGCAGCAACTCCCATGGGGCAAGCTCCGGCCGCTACGCCGACATCGACAACGCCGGCGCCCAGCTCGGCTTCGACATTCCCCTCAGCAACACCACCCGGGTGGGCCTGTTCGGCACCTACGCCGTCATGGACGCTGACGACGGCTCCCGCGGCAGCTGGGACGCCGACGGTTGGGGTGGGGGCGGTTACGCCGAGTACTGGACCAACAACTTCTACCTGCGCGGCATGATCAGCGCTGGCGGCTACGACGGCGACCACCGCCGCAAGGTGAACAGCAACAACACCGCCAGCGGCAACCGCAGCGGCAACTCCTGGACCGGGGTGGTGAGCCTTGGCGCACCGTTCGATTCCGGCGACTGGATCCTCGAACCCCAGGCCCTGGTGAGCTACACCAACACCAGCCTGGACCGCTTCAGCGAAGGAGGCGTGAAGCACTCCAAACGGCTCCGTTACCACGAGATGGAGATCGACAACGTCGATACCGAGCTGTCGATGAAGTTCACCTACCCAATTCGCGATGGCCAGCGCTCGCTGTTCATGCCCTCCCTGCGCTTGGGCTGGGCCGCCGACTGGGGCAACAGCGGCGACAACCAGAAGGTGAGCTATGTCGACTCCGGCGACGCCTACCGGATCGGCATCAACGGCGATGCCGACCACGGTGCCCTGATCGAGCTGGGCCTCGACTACACCAGCTTCAACTTCAACGACACCTCCATGGGCGTGTATGCCCGCACCGGTGTGGTGATCTGGGGCGACCGGGGCACCTCCTGGCAGGTGCAGGGCGGTCTCAACTTCCGCTTCTGAGCTCCCTGCAGCACTGCGCAAACGCGGCGCTGGGGTCATCAGCTTTGGTGATCGGCCGACCGATCACCAGCTGGCTGGCACCAGCAGCCAGCGCCTCAGCTGGTCCCATCACCCGGGCTTGATCGCCTACTGCGGTGCCTTTGGGGCGAATGCCCGGCGTCACCAATGCGAAGGGCTCGGGGTGCAGGGCCCGCAATGCCGCGGCCTCCAGCGGTGAGCAGACACAACCGCCGATACCGGCAGTTGCCGACAACTGCGCCAATGCCGGCACCCGTTCGGCGATGCCCTGGGCAATGGCGAGTTCCCGTTGCAGCCGTTGCTCCTCCCAGCTGGTGAGCACCGTCACCGCCAGCAGGGTAGGAGCGGGTTGCCCACTGCTTTGCGCCCCATCCACCGCCGCGGCCTGGGCTGCCTGCAGCGCTTCGCTGCCGGCACAGGCATGCACCGTGATCAATTCCGCCCCCAGCGCCGCCGCCCGGCGGCAAGCCCCCGCCATGGTGGCCGGGATGTCGTGAAATTTGAGGTCGAGGAACACCCGCAGGCCCTGCTCGCGCAGCTGAGCCACCACCGGTGGGCCCGCCTGCACGAACAGCTCCAGGCCCACCTTCACCCAGCACAGCCCCTGCACCTGAGCGGCAAAGCGCAGCGCTTGATCAGGCGCCATGCCATCGAGGGCCACGATGATCCGATCGGCGGGGTCAGCGGAGAGCGACGGAGCCAAGGCAAGCGGGGGGTCTGGCGTCCATCCTGTCGCGCCGGCTCTGGGGTGACTTAGCCGGCAGCCCGGCTAAGTTGACGTCATGCAGGTGAATCTTCACGACGCCAAGACCAACCTCTCCCGGTATGTGGAGCAGGCCCTTGATGGGGATGATGTGGTGATCGCTCGGGCCGGCAAACCGCTTGTCAAGCTCGTGCCTGTGGATACCACGCCGCGCCGGCGACAACTGGGGTTCATGCGCAGCCAGGGCGTCGCCACCGCTGATGTGAAAGGCGACTTCATTGATGACATCAACGCCATGTTCAGCTGATGACCAGCCGAACAACCCCGCCGCGCCTGCTCGATACGCAGCTGCTGATCTGGATGGCCTTTGCACCAGAACAGCTCCCATCCAAGCTGATCCCAGATCTGGAAGACCGTCAACAACGCTTTTTCGTGAGTGTTGTCAGCCTCTGGGAAGCAGCGATCAAACGCTCGCTTAACCGGCCCGTCTTTCAGTTTGACGCTGCCGAACTGCGACAACAACTTCAACGGGAGGGATTTGAAGAGTTGCCCATCCGAGCCGAGCACTGCTTAGCCGTTCAGAACCTGCCCTGGCATCACAAGGATCCCTTTGATCGATTGCTGATCGCTCAGGCTCAGCAGGAACAGATCCAGCTGCTGAGTTGCGATCAGAGCCTGAGCCAATACGGAGCCTGCGTGACCCTGCTAAGGCGGTGACAACCTGAGGCCTGTTGCTTGCTCAATAAAACTCAGATAGTCGCGCTGCGATTCAGGCTTTCGCATGAATTCGAGGCCAACACCAGTGGCACCGGCAGTGAAGACTCCGAAGAGGTGAAACACACGACAGGCCTTGATGTGCTCGTGATTTAGGGGCCTGATGGATTGATAAGCCTTGAGAGCCCCATCCATGATCTGATCCCACAAATGAGGCGACATCGTCGGATCAATCTGGCGCGCGAAAACCAGATAATCATTCATTGTATGAGCCAGATCCACAGCGGGATCAGAAATAGAAAACCACCAGTCCAGAACCCCTGAGACAGAGCCATTATCAAACATCAGATTATTCCCGTGATAGTCACCATGAATCACAGCGAGATCCCTCCCATCAAGAGGCAAATGGGTGCGCAACCAACCAATCAATTCAGAAGCCCATGGGTGCGCTTCTTCCAAAGAATCCAACGCCTTTTGATGACTAAGGGACTCAAATACAGCTCATCAGGGACATCAGACTGCCTGAAGGCTTCAACGATGGGCCTCACATCCATCTCGTGCAAGGTGGCCATCGACTCACCCAAGACCTTG
The Synechococcus sp. PROS-U-1 DNA segment above includes these coding regions:
- a CDS encoding type II toxin-antitoxin system VapC family toxin → MTSRTTPPRLLDTQLLIWMAFAPEQLPSKLIPDLEDRQQRFFVSVVSLWEAAIKRSLNRPVFQFDAAELRQQLQREGFEELPIRAEHCLAVQNLPWHHKDPFDRLLIAQAQQEQIQLLSCDQSLSQYGACVTLLRR
- a CDS encoding autotransporter outer membrane beta-barrel domain-containing protein, which encodes MRSLTSLLRTLLLLPSSAVVLLTLMVMSPEAAKAEACTVDPYGAEVCLPEEKPDKPDKPDKPDKPDKPDKPDKPNKSEKPNKPNAPLVIIPTCFGPCNQFPPAPPYRQFEEAGAPAPEPEPIPEPPTEPEAMPEPIRPLWFKSDALDHATAEAYLERTLRHVHLAQASTSSLDSAAAPIVRVDGMRYVEVLEPNTVLISRTVNEPGINVWVRGFGGSNSHGASSGRYADIDNAGAQLGFDIPLSNTTRVGLFGTYAVMDADDGSRGSWDADGWGGGGYAEYWTNNFYLRGMISAGGYDGDHRRKVNSNNTASGNRSGNSWTGVVSLGAPFDSGDWILEPQALVSYTNTSLDRFSEGGVKHSKRLRYHEMEIDNVDTELSMKFTYPIRDGQRSLFMPSLRLGWAADWGNSGDNQKVSYVDSGDAYRIGINGDADHGALIELGLDYTSFNFNDTSMGVYARTGVVIWGDRGTSWQVQGGLNFRF
- a CDS encoding DUF4347 domain-containing protein; this encodes MPLSCFAVDSVKAQMVDHLLVAGLHCSQIQALVAGAQLKLLDGVQDGHPLDWISEGLRQQREAGQPVRTLHLIAHGRPGAFRIGDRWIDAEALKAHASELARWGVETIALWSCHAGADAGFVALLAELTGARVLASPDWLGRDGSNEQLQLGHWHLSDLVEPSAWPAQFRLEDDELIGSDQADQVDAGAGDDDVDGGAGDDALDGGSGDDALDGGAGADDIEGGRGDDVLDGGRGDDVLDGGQGDDVLEGGRGADTFLLGPGNDVVLDFRPGVDSLQLNSDAPFRLKEDGNDVLILQGESTYRIEGVSLQQVEAELPPSSGGKGDDDLDGGAGADDLDGGKGIDALDGGAGSDDLSGGQGDDALDGGKGDDSLTGGAGQDDFELSEGTDVILDFEDSTDVISVRSYKDLSLEQDGDDVLISRGDQQTRVLNSTVDAVADSLVRIDARLEKSPLTDTQRDDLRAAFRRLLAGKAVDAGAIGDELSKDQKKGLLRSLRSVMKRQPLVSDDALSQITAEQKQVLLTEVKQLLNGREVSAGQLGSIFSKQEKEALKDYLAGMSVAAYGGASNTCITKQSKFPGENKSWDGCDEKDNFKAKMDWQYGFNNVTINGNGGDDVIDINVDWVQSSDSFIDGGEGQDSVKWRGQSLIKMNINSEAIDVKLDGDNQAIKSSLCGEKVDLIVGNDVDKLRISGSDIDVKASGNGSIAGSSIYGGESIDDLIKLKAGNNFVNSTVAAGSGDDDIIITLSGNNKFDGTFVDAGPGNDDINVSSPFISGGTLYGGSGDDTIAYDAKNMGLLNNISIRLSSSNVNDKIKIVSLKQSNRPVLEFPRGSEITLSGKDANSGLVVNNGARIELSKDYRGPIQFNVLISPSHSQEQYLTAVDIERWEHGSDGKPFITIKQADYDFDDYIKGDDCVPGSSPGPKPEPIEVVGQIQSIEPGASCQLELTRSQKDCVFIFEVSLDQPNTTPQEYIYSLEGSGGKAQDYIFNAGESDVVTYLPDQSNNGSTGRIQVVKGIDNFKLAIYATADKKLTGNEQLTLSLALPRDEANAVVETAQLSEDCAGSASILEIDAKAACEIEETKTKKDARFQYVVTLDPNYGKDQTYEYLFTPDGETLSGGGYDVVVEIKDVKGGLIDGVDQEVANSKNISGTLDIGAGVSQFTINVDIKAKNKLTGNESLGLQLKGLEGTDEREVSAQAFLNPEFCTSAESNSGDLIVEGSYECDKDYLEYDIKADPKQQGMNVLLELIGENKVIDDSDMTETNPKNYSNYLETNDGDAAGDWETYKTGSAVNLDDGGSLRARVDIQDLKNNGLGNPSDVTLRVQEILIDQPDVPIVDVNYRQLKIKDARPGPGMVSPTALQSKKSGIYYYDNILNHNGSIVGAKVEWKASEGIKKLRFDYWERNGKGSENRFQPILATNGNNDEGGTVDFIWSFVYVGNDGLVDKFDQPVALGRFWMNPIDLDGDSNGKREFFDVDLEEGVNEITYSPKSFLSDTLDPRDISPYNLKSQWTRVKGRAGRCNGLCEGDPREEDYSAAINFFQPKTSLKFSYGVHGKNFGDGSPTNGRLFSVALGDTIVSEGLEPPELTPIEDEATIEVDCPIAFEIEATGACLNDATGKKNDVRFSFEVKFDKAIKEEQVLDYAFVGEGFAGDGSYEELRIYVNGALLEESPSVDGNGHVSGTFTAEEGTKSVEVWAEATATEKVSGGEALQLVVQSGRYMDSATASVAAEDCPDPVPGVPNNFEIEATGACLNDATGKKNDVRFSFEVKFDKAIKEEQVLDYAFVGEGFAGDGSYEELRIYVNGALLEESPSVDGNGHVSGTFTAEEGTKSVEVWAEATATEKVSGGEALQLVVQSGRYMDSATASVAAEDCPDPVPGVPNNFEIEATGACLNDATGKKNDVRFSFEVKFDKAIKEEQVLDYAFVGEGFAGDGSYEELRIYVNGALLEESPSVDGNGHVSGTFTAEEGTKSVEVWAEATATEKVSGGEALQLVVQSGRYMDSATASVAAEDCPDPVPGVPNNFEIEATGACLNDATGKKNDVRFSFEVKFDKAIKEEQVLDYAFVGEGFAGDGSYEELRIYVNGALLEESPSVDGNGHVSGTFTAEEGTKSVEVWAEATATEKVSGGEALQLVVQSGRYMDSATASVAAEDCPDPVPGVPNNFEIEATGACLNDATGKKNDVRFSFEVKFDKAIKEEQVLDYAFVGEGFAGDGSYEELRIYVNGALLEESPSVDGNGHVSGTFTAEEGTKSVEVWAEATATEKVSGGEALQLVVQSGRYMDSATASVAAEDCPDPVPGVPNNFEIEATGACLNDATGKKNDVRFSFEVKFDKAIKEEQVLDYAFVGEGFAGDGSYEELRIYVNGALLEESPSVDGNGHVSGTFTAEEGTKSVEVWAEATATEKVSGGEALQLVVQSGRYMDSATASVAAEDCPDPVPGVPNNFEIEATGACLNDATGKKNDVRFSFEVKFDKAIKEEQVLDYAFVGEGFAGDGSYEELRIYVNGALLEESPSVDGNGHVSGTFTAEEGTKSVEVWAEATATEKVSGGEALQLVVQSGRYMDSATASVAAEDCPDPVPGVPNNFEIEATGACLNDATGKKNDVRFSFEVKFDKAIKEEQVLDYAFVGEGFAGDGSYEELRIYVNGALLEESPSVDGNGHVSGTFTAEEGTKSVEVWAEATATEKVSGGEALQLVVQSGRYMDSATASVAAEDCPDPVPGVPNNFEIEATGACLNDATGKKNDVRFSFEVKFDKAIKEEQVLDYAFVGEGFAGDGSYEELRIYVNGALLEESPSVDGNGHVSGTFTAEEGTKSVEVWAEATATEKVSGGEALQLVVQSGRYMDSATASVAAEDCPDPVPGVPNNFEIEATGACLNDATGKKNDVRFSFEVKFDKAIKEEQVLDYAFVGEGFAGDGSYEELRIYVNGALLEESPSVDGNGHVSGTFTAEEGTKSVEVWAEATATEKVSGGEALQLVVQSGRYMDSATASVAAEDCPDPVPGVPNNFEIEATGACVDDGNANKALFAYQVRLSGSYKQDQTYYYEFNGNKNLDEYEVSWIYVNGEKAKQVNKDDKSGSFVIAEGQLTEAADEFTVEVGIKAKGQLKGDEALEMKISDEPMLKPSETESATAKIANFDDCAIDGLVQNVEAMGACIADGEMNKATFAFEVQLDSGYNNRGQVFSYRFDSNKALADGYEITAFYVNDEKQDVPAKQGSFEIPSNSFTSVSDLKIQVDVQAAGQLDGTEALRLTLDNTATPAGLTQDSPSAKAVIANFDDCPPDLDETSEVALYLLMDNSTSMLLPDPSTEEASSANRMEAQGRVALYAYQQALANAGYGFSREGTGKVLSSEDFRDALINISSDDLFSTLDGFEVIVDPDKADRPQPMKVHLISYGYAVDYGKVSFKAGNTEKALTAAKAILAVSTPNELYGNSIKGNSLWKTRDLPKPTANDRYQADGRLTSNLYSGTEMLGALTGLEHLLQDQVASDGNDQPTTMISMVTDGRPERRAWWDTREGPGSDSIIGASIPLPDRLGGDAITTSGLIYDKDGNHQFLKDNNGTKPWRKMQRELNAVLDRIAAKADNSASAVQVEVMGMGDGTDADFPAIYADLFGERTFDNRKGGWSYEYLTSYGLPEFAG
- the pyrF gene encoding orotidine-5'-phosphate decarboxylase, with protein sequence MAPSLSADPADRIIVALDGMAPDQALRFAAQVQGLCWVKVGLELFVQAGPPVVAQLREQGLRVFLDLKFHDIPATMAGACRRAAALGAELITVHACAGSEALQAAQAAAVDGAQSSGQPAPTLLAVTVLTSWEEQRLQRELAIAQGIAERVPALAQLSATAGIGGCVCSPLEAAALRALHPEPFALVTPGIRPKGTAVGDQARVMGPAEALAAGASQLVIGRPITKADDPSAAFAQCCRELRSGS
- a CDS encoding type II toxin-antitoxin system Phd/YefM family antitoxin, which codes for MQVNLHDAKTNLSRYVEQALDGDDVVIARAGKPLVKLVPVDTTPRRRQLGFMRSQGVATADVKGDFIDDINAMFS
- a CDS encoding phosphotransferase — its product is MEEAHPWASELIGWLRTHLPLDGRDLAVIHGDYHGNNLMFDNGSVSGVLDWWFSISDPAVDLAHTMNDYLVFARQIDPTMSPHLWDQIMDGALKAYQSIRPLNHEHIKACRVFHLFGVFTAGATGVGLEFMRKPESQRDYLSFIEQATGLRLSPP